TTTTTGTTGCAGTTGTTGTCTTGGCTGCTGCTTTTTTTACCGGAGCTTTCTTCGCAGCCGGTTTTTTAGCTGCCTTTGCAGGTGTTTTTTGTGCAATCATTTCTTTCACCTGCTCCAACGTCAACGCCGCAGCATCAACATCCTTACCCAGCTCAATCTTAATCTTGCCTTTCGTCACCACAGAACGCCCCCAACGGGCCTTTTCTACTTTTATACCTTCCTCTTCCCAGTTGTGCAATACTTTATCAATGTCTTTTTTAATTTTATCCTCAATCAATTCAACAATATCCGATTGGGAAAGGTTATCAAAATTGTATTTTTTGCTAACATTGATAAAAACACCGTTCCACTTCAGGAAAGGTCCAAAACGACCTACCCCTTTCTGAACAGGCTCATTTTTATAAGTGGCAATTGGCGCATCTGCTGCTGCTTTTTCCTGTATCAGTTCCTGTGCCCGTACAAAAGTCACATCCAACGGATCTTCGCCTTTAGGCAGTGATATAAACGTTTTGCCGTGGCGTATGTAAGGGCCAAAACGGCCATTATTCACTTCTACATCTTCGCCTTCATATTCTCCCAAAGCGCGTGGCAGCAAAAACAAATTAAGCGTCTCCTCCAGTGTAATTGTCCCAATATTCTGATCAGACATCAGGCTGGCAAACTGCTTTTCTTCATCATCTGCCTCTCCAATCTGTGCCATCGGTCCAAATTTACCCAGACGTACACTAACCTGCTTGCCTGTTTTAGGGTCTTTACCCAATATGCGTTCTCCGGATTCTCTCTCTGCATTAGCTTCTACCTCTACCACTGTTGGGTGGAATTTGTTGTAGAAGTCATGCATCATTTTTGTCCAGTCTTCATTACCTGAAGCGATTTCATCAAAATCCTGCTCCACTTTGGCCGTAAAATTATAATCCAGGATCGTATTGAAATGATTCACTAAGAAGTCATTTACAATGGTCCCGATATCGGTTGGAACCAGTTTACCTTTGTCCGAACCTACATTTTCTTTTAATAGTTTTTCATCCGTTTTTCCGGCTTTCAACAGCAATTGAGTATAATTTCGCTCCTGCCCTTCAAAATTCCCTTTTTCTACGTAGTTTCTATTAATAATAGTAGAAATGGTTGGTGCATACGTAGAAGGACGGCCAATACCCAGTTCTTCCAGTTTTTTCACCAGTGATGCTTCGGTATAGCGCGCCGACGGCCTTGAAAATCGTTCTGTTGCCGTAATATAATTATTCAACAGGCGTTCATTTACCTTCATTGCCGGTAACATCCCTTCCTGTTCTTCATCTTCATCATCATGTCCTTCGAGGTACACTTTTAGGAAACCTTCAAACAGCAATACTTCGCCAGTAGCAGAAAAGATATCTTTATGGTTTGAAGCTTCAATCTTAACTGTTGTTCTTTCCAACGCTGCATCACTCATTTGGGACGCCAGGGTTCTTTTCCATATCAAATCATACAAACGTGCCTGATCCCTGTCGATATTCACAGAATGCCGCGACATGTCGGTAGGACGAATGGCCTCGTGCGCTTCCTGTGCACCTTTGCTCTTATTGGTAAAGGTTCGGATTTTACTGAACTCTTTACCATATGATTTTATAATTTCATCTTTTGCAGCCTCCAAAGCATCATTCGAAAGATTCACACTATCCGTTCTCATATACGTTATAAGCCCGGCTTCATACAGTCGCTGTGCCAGCATCATCGTTACACCTACTGGAAAATAAAGTTTACGAGCAGCTTCCTGTTGTAAGGTAGATGTCGTAAAAGGTGCTGCAGGTGTTTTCTTGGTAGGTTTAGTTTCTAAATCCGAAACTTTATAGGTAGAATTGATATTCTTATTCAGGAAGTCTTCCGCTTCCTTTTTGGTGGCAAAATTTTTAGGTAATTTTGCTTTAAAGGTTTTTCCATCTTCATTGGAAAATTCAGCAACAACGCTGTAAGAACCTTCAGCTTTGAAATTTTGAATTTCACGTTCCCGCTCTACAATGAGGCGAACAGAAACCGACTGAACGCGGCCTGCGGACAAGCCTCCTTTAACCTTTTTCCAGAGTACCGGTGATAACTCATATCCCACCAGTCGATCCAGAACCCTTCGTGCCTGTTGGGCATTGACCAGGTTATAATTTATTTTTCTCGGATTTTCAATTGCTTTAAGAATAGCTGATTTCGTGATTTCGTGAAAAACAATTCTTTTTGTTTTGCTTTCATCCAACTTAAGTTCTTCTGCCAAATGCCAGGAAATAGCTTCCCCTTCCCGGTCCTCATCACTCGCTAACCATACCGTTTCTGCATTTTTCGATAAATCCCTAAGCTTTTTGACTAAGGCTTTTTTATCCGGGGAAACCTCGTATTTGGGTTTAAAATTATTCGCTACATCTACCCCTATTTCCTTGGAAGGCAGATCGGCTATATGCCCAAAACTTGATTCTACCTGAAAATCTTTCCCTAAAAATTTTTCTATTGTTTTTGCCTTTGCAGGCGACTCGACTATCACTAAATTCTTTGCCATCAGCTTATTTTTTGTAATTGCAAAAGTATATGAATTTTTTAAATTTTGAGTTTTTGATTGAATTTTAAAAAAATCCATTTCAAATTCAAGCAAAAAAACGCCCTTTTAAAACCATTCATTATCACATTGCAGCGAATACTTCGTATTTCACATTTCACCCTTTACCGGCACTTTATCTTATTATAATAAACCCGAACTAATGCAAGTATGCTCTAGTTCGGGTTTTATTATGCTACATTATATAGTATCAAAATCTTTACTTTCCAAAAAGATCATTTTATTCCTGACAAATAACAATCACGGTAATTGGATTCACAAAGATGCCTGCGGATTATTTCAAATATACGTAATCGTCATCCCCTGTCGTCCCTATAGTATCAATTTCATCATGCTCATCAAAACCAATGACCTGCTTATAAATAAAGTACATCGGGATGCGTGCAAAAGAGGCCGTAAAAAGGAACCCAATACCACACAATAGGACACCTACCTGTGAAATAGCCCCTGCAACTATAGCCATCCCAATCGTGAACAGCCATTTGTTATTTCCTATTTTAAAAGATGTATTAATAATATTGGATACCGACATCTCAGGATTAAAAGCATAAATCACAACAAAATACGACAGCGGGACAATCAGGTAAAAAACAGGCAGAAAACATACTATGTAGCCCAACATAAAAATACCTATAAAAGCTGCTGAAAGTCGAAGTGTTTTAAAAAAATAGGCGCCGGAGATTAGTTTAAAATACCCTTCAAATCCTACATCTTTACCCAAATCAGCCATCCTGCAGGTATTTAGGAATCCGGCCTGCATACTAACATTCAGCATCATTATAAATCCAAACAAGAGGAAAAATAAGAGAAAAGCACCTAAAAAAATCAACCCACTTGCCCCTCCATAGAATGTTTCCGGGGAATAAATGCCGGCATAGACACCGGAAACCACCATAGGAATAATAAGCACTCCCACAAGTGCCCCAATAATAAGCAAATTAACCAAAACCATTAAAAACCCCTGAAGCCAGACTTTTTTAAATAATTCAAATGATTTATTTAAAATATCCCCGAAATCAAGATCCTGATTAGATTGAATTTTTTTCGTGATGTAATTATAGTTCATACGTAGTGGTTTGAGTAGATTTGGATACAATGATAATAAAATATATTCACATTTTACTGCTGACAATATGTCACTACTCATAATAATTGTATCTTTGCTTTTTTGAATAAAACCGAGCTCGTACGGCACTATGGAAAAGATTATTGAAGAAGACAAACAAGGTCAAAGTCTTGTTTTAGAACAAGTCAAAGGAAATACCCGAAAATTATTCATCGAAAGTTATGGTTGCGCCATGAACTTTGCTGACAGCGAAGTCGTAGCTTCAATCATGGCTAATGAAGGCTATAATACTACACAGATTTTAGAAGAGGCCGATTTGGTCCTGGTAAACACCTGTTCGATCCGGGATAAAGCGGAACTTACCGTCCGTAAAAGGCTGGAGAAATATAATGCGGTCAAACGCATCAATCCCAAAATGAAAGTGGGCGTTTTAGGCTGTATGGCTGAAAGGCTGAAAAGCCAGTTCCTGGAAGAGGAAAAAATCGTGGATCTTGTAGTAGGCCCTGATGCCTATAAAGACTTACCGAATCTCCTCAAAGAAGTGGAAGAAGGCCGTGACGCGATCAATGTTATTTTATCTAAAGACGAAACCTATGGCGATATTTCACCCGTTCGATTACAATCCAACGGTGTTTCTGCTTATGTTTCGATTACGAGGGGCTGTGATAACATGTGTACTTTTTGTGTAGTCCCTTTTACCCGTGGACGCGAGCGCAGCCGGGAACCACAAAGTATCATGGAAGAAATCACCGACTTATGGAGCAAAGGCTTTAAAGAGGTTACCCTTTTAGGGCAGAATGTCGACAGCTACCTATGGTATGGTGGCGGCCTCAAAAAAGATTTCGACAAAGCTTCAGACATGCAAAAAGCTACTGCCGTGAAATTCGATCAGTTGTTGGAAATGGCCGCAGTGGCTTTTCCAAAAATGAGAATTCGTTTTTCGACTTCGAACCCTCAGGACATGCACGAAAGTGTATTGTACAGCATTGCCAAACATCCAAATATCTGCAAGCACATTCACCTTCCGGTACAATCAGGTAGTGACCGTATTCTGACCGAGATGAATCGCCTTCACAGTCGTGAGGAATATTTTGCACTTATTGATAAAATTCGCGCCATCATCCCAAACTGCAGCATTTCCCAGGATATGATTGCAGGTTTCCCTACCGAAACAGAAAGTGATCACCAGGATACTTTAAGCCTTATGTCTTATGTACAGTATAATTTTGGCTACATGTATGCCTATTCCGAACGTCCGGGCACATTAGCCGGCAGAAAAACGGAAGATGACGTCCCTGAAGCAACAAAAATGAGGCGCCTACAGGAGATTGTAGACCTGCAACAGCAACACAGCTGGAGCCGTAGTTCTGATTTTATCGGGCAAACGGTAGAAGTATTGGTAGAAAGAACTTCCAAAAAGTCACAGGAGCAATTTTCCGGCAGGAACTCACAAAGCATCACCGTAGTATTTCCAAGGGAAGACTATAAAATTGGTGATTTTGTACTGGCAAAAATCAATAGCTGTACTTCAGGTACACTTATTGGTGAAGCCATCGGATATTCCGAAATGAATTAAATTTCAAAAGTATACTATAGCTTTTTTTGAAAATTAAAATAATATAAATGGAAAGTATTCAAGCCACGAAACAACGTTTTGAAATTATTGGAAATGACCCTAAACTAAACCGCGCCGTTGAAAAAGCGATACAGGTGGCTCCTACCGATATTTCGGTTTTAGTGACCGGTGAAAGTGGTGTAGGAAAGGAAAGCATTCCAAAAATTGTGCATTCACTTTCCCATCGCAAACATGGCAAATACATCGCAGTCAATTGCGGTGCTATTCCGGAAGGTACAATTGACAGTGAGCTCTTTGGCCATGAAAAAGGCGCCTTTACCGGAGCTACAAATACACGCGAAGGTTACTTTGAAGTAGCTGATGGCGGTACGATATTTTTAGATGAAGTCGGTGAATTACCTCTTACCACACAAGTGCGGTTACTTCGGGTTTTGGAAAATGGCGAATTTATAAAAGTCGGTTCTTCACAGGTACAAAAAACAAACGTGAGGATCGTTGCAGCCACCAATGTCAATATGTTTGATGCCATTGAAAAAGGAAAATTCAGGGAAGATCTCTATTATCGACTCAGCACAGTAGAAATCAGCCTGCCACCTTTACGGGAACGCAAAGATGATATCCACTTATTGTTTCGCAAATTTGCTTCTGATTTTGCCCACAAATATAAAATGCCAGTAATCCGCCTCGAGGACAATGCAGTCGATTACCTTACCAAATACCGCTGGAGTGGTAACATCCGGCAACTCCGAAATGCGGCAGAACAAATTTCGGTGCTCGAAACCAATCGGGTCATCACCCTGGCCGTGCTTCAGTCCTACCTTCCGTCCGAAGGGACTAACTTGCCGGCAGTCGTCAAAACCAAAAAAAGCGAAAATGACTTCAGCAATGAACGGGAGATATTGTACAAAGTGCTTTTCGATATGAAAAACGATTTGAATGACCTCAAAAAGCTAACATTGGAGCTCATGCAAAACGGCAACAATAATAAGGTACAGGAAACGAATAAAAACCTGATCAATAAAATCTACGGCAGTAACTCCGGCAACGATAACCAGATTGATTTTGAAGATTCACCACGCATGGCAGTAATCCAAAATCAAAACCAACATCCTTCGCATCCGGAAAATTATAACGAGACCGATGATGAGTATCTTTTTGCCGAAACTGTAGAGGAGGAAGAAACGCTGCGTTTGGAAGAAAAAGAGATTGAACTCATTAAAAAAGCGCTCGAAAGAAACAAAGGCAAACGCAAAGCTGCTGCAGACGAACTGGGGATCTCAGAAAGAACCTTATACCGAAAAATTAAACAATTTGACTTATAACCTATCTTTGGCTTTTTGAATATGATGAAAAACATACACTACCTTTTAGCGGCAGTAGTCCTGTTCACACTGAACGGATGTTCTGTCTACAACTTTACCGGAACCGGAAAAATTGACGCCAAATCATTCCAGGTGAACTATTTCCAAAACAATGCCGAATTAGTAGAGCCGGGAATTGAGCGAACTTTTACCTTAAAATTGCAGGACATCATACAAAACCAGACGAATCTGAACCTTACTAATTCAGGCGGCGATCTTTTATATGAAGGTGAAATTGTAGAATACCGCATCTCTCCTATGACCGCAAGTGCGGATCAGACTGCTTCCGAAAACCGGCTGACCATCCGTGTGAATGTCCGTTTCACTAATCGCAATAAACCCGATGATGATTTTGAAAAACCATTTTCATTTTACTTCGATTATCCCGGAAGCCAACAATTGACAGGCTCGACCTTATCCAATGCACTGGATGAAATTTTTGCCCGTATCACCCAGGATATTTTCAACGAATCACTTGCAAAGTGGTAATTGCGCTATCTGAATAAAATATAATGATTTTGAATTTAAACGATTTTACATCCATCCTTCAAAACCCAGGCACCGTCACTACTGACACTACGCCCTCATTGGAGGCAATCGTAAATGAATTTCCCTATTTTCAAAGTGCAAGAGCACTACACCTGAAAGGCCTTTATAATCAGGACAGTTTCAAGTACAATCAGGCATTGAAGATCACTGCAGCCCATTCCACCGACCGGACAGTTTTATTCGATTTTATTACATCCGAATATTTTGCTGCTGCTGACACAGAACTATCAACTCCTGAAGAAGAAGCTCCGGCAGTGCCTGCTATAAAAGAAGAACCTCTGGAGTTAAAAATTAGCCCGATCGAAGCCTCTATCCTGGAATCCATTAAAGAAGCGGCCTTACATGCCGTTCCAGCAGAAAAAATACCAGAGCAGCAGATTATTGCTGAACCGGTACTGGAAAGCGATATAGACCAGCCAACAGTCGATCTGATGGCAATCCCACCTGAACCGACACCTGAATTCAACTTAGGTATTGGTAAACCCCTGGATTTTTCCAATGATGAAAAACATTCGTTCCAGGAATGGCTGCAACTTTCCCACTTAAAACCGATTGAACGGCATACAACCCCCGAAAATCCGGCTCCAACAGTAGAACCGGTTATTAAAATTGATCCGGAAAGACAGAAAAAAAAGGAGCTGATTGATAAGTTCATCGAAACCAATCCGAAGATCGTTTCGGTCAAAAATGCTACCCCTGCAGTTTCATTAAATGAGCGGATTAATTCCGAAAGTTCTTATCTTATGACCGAAACTTTGGCAAAAGTTTACCTGGAACAGAAAAAATATCAGAAAGCAATACAAGCTTATGAGATTTTAATTTTGAAATATCCAGAAAAAAATGCTTTCTTTGCAGACCGAATTTTAGATATAAAAATTTTACAACAAAATAACAATTAGACAATGGCTTCATTTACAATTTTTTTAGTCCTGATGACAATAGTTTGTTTTCTATTGATCGTAGTAATTATGGTTCAAAATCCTAAAGGAGGAGGTTTATCTTCAAGCTTTGGAAGTTCCCAAATGATGGGTGGCGTTCAAAAAACTACAGATTTCCTGGACAAAAGTACATGGGCACTTGGAACGTTATTAATTGTCCTGATTTTAGTATCCAGCTTAAGCTTTACTAATGGCGGTGCTAACGGTTCTAAAATCATCGACGAAACATCAATCCCAACCGCTCCAGCAAGTACTATTCCTGCTGCACCGGCTTCAACAGCACCAGCCGCTACTCCAACAACGACACCGGCTCCTGCTGAAACTCCTGCAAACTAAGAATAAAACATATCGTTCTGCAAATGCCAACACTGACGTGTTGGCATTTTTTTTTACCCATATTGTCAGCATTTCGTATTGGCATAATTTCTGACTGTTATTAGAAAATTTTTATTTTATATTTATAAACAACAACCTAAATTTATAATTGATTATGGCTTTAAACATCAAACCTCTTTCAGATCGTGTTCTTATTGAACCAGTAGCGGCAGAAACTCAAACTGCATCCGGGATTTTCATTCCTGATACCGCTAAAGAAAAACCACAAAAAGGCAATGTGGTTGCAGTAGGAAACGGGACTAAAGATCATGACATGACCGTAAAAGTTGGCGATACTGTTTTATATGGCAAATATGCTGGTACGGAATTGAAACACGAAGGTAAAGATTACCTGATCATGAGAGAAGACGATATCCTGGCTATCATTTAAGCAATACAAGCCCGATTCAAAAAATAAGATCTAATTAAATCGTAAATCCATCTGTTGCATGTTCCTTTCCGTATTTTTCAAAATACATTACAGGCATGACAGGTAAATAATTAAAAAGCAAAATGGCAAAAGAAATAAAATTTGATATTGAAGCACGTGATGGTTTAAAACGTGGTGTAGATGCATTGGCAAATGCAGTAAAAGTAACATTAGGACCAAAAGGACGTAATGTAATTATTGGAAAATCTTTTGGTGGACCAACAGTTACTAAAGATGGTGTATCTGTTGCAAAAGAAATTGAATTAAAAGACACCCTTGAAAATATGGGCGCACAAATGGTTAAAGAAGTAGCTTCTAAAACCAATGATTTAGCAGGTGACGGAACCACTACAGCAACTGTACTGGCTCAGGCAATTGTTAAAGAAGGCTTGAAAAACGTTGCCGCTGGCGCTAACCCAATGGATCTTAAAAGAGGAATCGACAAAGCTGTAGAAGCTATCGTTGCTGATCTTGCAAAACAATCTACTGAAGTAGGCAGCAACACTGACAAAATCAAACAAGTTGCTTCTATTTCTGCTAACAATGATGAAGTTATTGGTGAATTAATCGCTACTGCTTTTGGAAAAGTTGGAAAAGAAGGTGTTATCACTGTTGAAGAGGCTAAAGGTACAGATACATA
The Flavobacterium kingsejongi genome window above contains:
- the topA gene encoding type I DNA topoisomerase is translated as MAKNLVIVESPAKAKTIEKFLGKDFQVESSFGHIADLPSKEIGVDVANNFKPKYEVSPDKKALVKKLRDLSKNAETVWLASDEDREGEAISWHLAEELKLDESKTKRIVFHEITKSAILKAIENPRKINYNLVNAQQARRVLDRLVGYELSPVLWKKVKGGLSAGRVQSVSVRLIVEREREIQNFKAEGSYSVVAEFSNEDGKTFKAKLPKNFATKKEAEDFLNKNINSTYKVSDLETKPTKKTPAAPFTTSTLQQEAARKLYFPVGVTMMLAQRLYEAGLITYMRTDSVNLSNDALEAAKDEIIKSYGKEFSKIRTFTNKSKGAQEAHEAIRPTDMSRHSVNIDRDQARLYDLIWKRTLASQMSDAALERTTVKIEASNHKDIFSATGEVLLFEGFLKVYLEGHDDEDEEQEGMLPAMKVNERLLNNYITATERFSRPSARYTEASLVKKLEELGIGRPSTYAPTISTIINRNYVEKGNFEGQERNYTQLLLKAGKTDEKLLKENVGSDKGKLVPTDIGTIVNDFLVNHFNTILDYNFTAKVEQDFDEIASGNEDWTKMMHDFYNKFHPTVVEVEANAERESGERILGKDPKTGKQVSVRLGKFGPMAQIGEADDEEKQFASLMSDQNIGTITLEETLNLFLLPRALGEYEGEDVEVNNGRFGPYIRHGKTFISLPKGEDPLDVTFVRAQELIQEKAAADAPIATYKNEPVQKGVGRFGPFLKWNGVFINVSKKYNFDNLSQSDIVELIEDKIKKDIDKVLHNWEEEGIKVEKARWGRSVVTKGKIKIELGKDVDAAALTLEQVKEMIAQKTPAKAAKKPAAKKAPVKKAAAKTTTATKTTAKKK
- the miaB gene encoding tRNA (N6-isopentenyl adenosine(37)-C2)-methylthiotransferase MiaB, translating into MEKIIEEDKQGQSLVLEQVKGNTRKLFIESYGCAMNFADSEVVASIMANEGYNTTQILEEADLVLVNTCSIRDKAELTVRKRLEKYNAVKRINPKMKVGVLGCMAERLKSQFLEEEKIVDLVVGPDAYKDLPNLLKEVEEGRDAINVILSKDETYGDISPVRLQSNGVSAYVSITRGCDNMCTFCVVPFTRGRERSREPQSIMEEITDLWSKGFKEVTLLGQNVDSYLWYGGGLKKDFDKASDMQKATAVKFDQLLEMAAVAFPKMRIRFSTSNPQDMHESVLYSIAKHPNICKHIHLPVQSGSDRILTEMNRLHSREEYFALIDKIRAIIPNCSISQDMIAGFPTETESDHQDTLSLMSYVQYNFGYMYAYSERPGTLAGRKTEDDVPEATKMRRLQEIVDLQQQHSWSRSSDFIGQTVEVLVERTSKKSQEQFSGRNSQSITVVFPREDYKIGDFVLAKINSCTSGTLIGEAIGYSEMN
- a CDS encoding sigma-54 interaction domain-containing protein produces the protein MESIQATKQRFEIIGNDPKLNRAVEKAIQVAPTDISVLVTGESGVGKESIPKIVHSLSHRKHGKYIAVNCGAIPEGTIDSELFGHEKGAFTGATNTREGYFEVADGGTIFLDEVGELPLTTQVRLLRVLENGEFIKVGSSQVQKTNVRIVAATNVNMFDAIEKGKFREDLYYRLSTVEISLPPLRERKDDIHLLFRKFASDFAHKYKMPVIRLEDNAVDYLTKYRWSGNIRQLRNAAEQISVLETNRVITLAVLQSYLPSEGTNLPAVVKTKKSENDFSNEREILYKVLFDMKNDLNDLKKLTLELMQNGNNNKVQETNKNLINKIYGSNSGNDNQIDFEDSPRMAVIQNQNQHPSHPENYNETDDEYLFAETVEEEETLRLEEKEIELIKKALERNKGKRKAAADELGISERTLYRKIKQFDL
- a CDS encoding LptE family protein, which produces MKNIHYLLAAVVLFTLNGCSVYNFTGTGKIDAKSFQVNYFQNNAELVEPGIERTFTLKLQDIIQNQTNLNLTNSGGDLLYEGEIVEYRISPMTASADQTASENRLTIRVNVRFTNRNKPDDDFEKPFSFYFDYPGSQQLTGSTLSNALDEIFARITQDIFNESLAKW
- a CDS encoding tetratricopeptide repeat protein, coding for MILNLNDFTSILQNPGTVTTDTTPSLEAIVNEFPYFQSARALHLKGLYNQDSFKYNQALKITAAHSTDRTVLFDFITSEYFAAADTELSTPEEEAPAVPAIKEEPLELKISPIEASILESIKEAALHAVPAEKIPEQQIIAEPVLESDIDQPTVDLMAIPPEPTPEFNLGIGKPLDFSNDEKHSFQEWLQLSHLKPIERHTTPENPAPTVEPVIKIDPERQKKKELIDKFIETNPKIVSVKNATPAVSLNERINSESSYLMTETLAKVYLEQKKYQKAIQAYEILILKYPEKNAFFADRILDIKILQQNNN
- the secG gene encoding preprotein translocase subunit SecG, with amino-acid sequence MASFTIFLVLMTIVCFLLIVVIMVQNPKGGGLSSSFGSSQMMGGVQKTTDFLDKSTWALGTLLIVLILVSSLSFTNGGANGSKIIDETSIPTAPASTIPAAPASTAPAATPTTTPAPAETPAN
- a CDS encoding co-chaperone GroES, giving the protein MALNIKPLSDRVLIEPVAAETQTASGIFIPDTAKEKPQKGNVVAVGNGTKDHDMTVKVGDTVLYGKYAGTELKHEGKDYLIMREDDILAII